From the genome of Chelmon rostratus isolate fCheRos1 chromosome 1, fCheRos1.pri, whole genome shotgun sequence, one region includes:
- the scube2 gene encoding signal peptide, CUB and EGF-like domain-containing protein 2 isoform X1 yields the protein MGAIWAARDFCLFLLLLNSRQSTALPEIRADPCAEGSDGCHIDAICQTTQGSYKCTCKAGFKGDGKHCEDIDECDLEHNGGCVHECNNIPGNYRCTCYDGFNLAHDGHNCLDVDECKFNNGGCQHTCVNIMGSYECRCKEGFFLSDNQHTCIHRSVEGLNCMNKEHGCAHICKETPKGGVACECRPGFELARNQRGCILTCNHGNGGCQHTCEDTENGPICRCHVRYTLQPDKRSCVERDEATTESSDHNATSFTEVDKRVKRRLLMETCALNNGGCDCTCKDTSTGVRCSCPVGFTLQPDGKTCKDIDECELHNGGCEHFCRNTIGSFECNCRKGFKLLTDERSCQDIDECFFERTCDHTCVNSPGGFQCLCNKGYTMYGLAHCGDINECSVNNGGCEQGCENTMGGFECFCHPGYKLHWNKKDCIEAEGLPPANPPSKPTLNCSKQEGGDRCFLTCQSQVHISSGTEDSYTVTCGMPLPCLAGAQKNNSGLYCLGPETASAPRIKTTATFKSGTTKCNLKRSQEKLKESLNSAHSDSRFLFTENVQFSYVSLRCTSSGQRTRSRHGRKAGEEDVSSITAEFELDVNLEEVTAESCDLNCVRRRSEKRLRKTIRTLRKSINREQFHLHFAGSDYELGKSLGQPAELPGHCVAGQMLVGRKCVSCSVGTYYDGDQGRCVLCPAGTYQDEEGQMSCEVCPGPEGREVSKVVGARNISECGGQCPPGQYSHDGFIPCLPCPLGTYQPEVGRTSCFPCGGNLVTKRSAAVAFQECETKVQCSPGHYYNTSTHRCIRCPTGTYQGEFGQNYCVACPGNTTTDFDGSTNIMQCKNRQCGGELGDFTGYIESPNYPGNYPANVECTWTINPPPKRRILIVVPEIYLPIEDECGDYLVMRKSSLSNSVTTYETCQTYERPIAFTSRSKRLWIQFRSNEGNSGKGFQVPYVTYDEDYQELIEDIVRDGRLYASENHQEILKDKKLMKALFDVLAHPQNFFNYTAQESREMFPKSFIRFLRSKVLRFLRP from the exons ATGGGAGCTATTTGGGCTGCAAGggacttttgtttgtttttgctcttgttAAATAGTCGCCAAAGCACAGCGCTTCCAGAGATTCGAG CAGATCCATGTGCTGAGGGAAGTGATGGCTGTCACATTGATGCAATTTGTCAGACTACCCAAGGCTCATACAAGTGCACGTGTAAAGCAGGCTTTAAAGGAGATGGAAAACACTGCGAAG acatCGATGAATGCGACTTGGAGCACAATGGTGGCTGCGTACACGAGTGCAACAATATACCAGGCAATTATCGCTGCACTTGTTATGACGGATTCAATTTGGCACATGATGGACATAACTGTCTCG ATGTGGATGAATGCAAGTTCAACAATGGTGGGTGCCAACACACTTGTGTCAACATTATGGGCAGCTATGAGTGCCGCTGCAAGGAGGGCTTCTTCCTCAGCGACAACCAGCACACATGCATCCACCGCTCTGTGG AGGGCCTCAACTGTATGAATAAGGAGCACGGCTGCGCCCACATCTGCAAAGAGACACCCAAAGGAGGTGTGGCCTGTGAGTGTCGTCCAGGGTTCGAGCTGGCCAGGAACCAGAGAGGCTGCATCT TAACTTGTAACCACGGCAACGGAGGCTGTCAGCACACCTGTGAAGACACGGAGAACGGCCCCATATGCAGGTGTCATGTCAGGTACACCCTGCAACCTGACAAGAGGTCATGTGTAG aacgAGATGAGGCCACCACCGAGTCCTCAGACCACAACGCAACATCCTTCACTGAGGTGGACAAACGAGTCAAACGAAGACTGTTAATGG AAACCTGTGCGTTGAACAATGGGGGGTGCGACTGCACCTGTAAAGACACATCCACAGGCGTACGCTGCAGCTGCCCCGTCGGCTTCACGCTGCAGCCGGatggaaaaacatgcaaag ATATCGATGAGTGTGAGCTTCACAATGGCGGTTGTGAACACTTCTGCAGGAACACCATCGGCAGCTTTGAGTGCAACTGCAGAAAAGGCTTCAAGCTGCTGACAGATGAACGTTCTTGTCAAG ATATAGATGAGTGCTTTTTTGAGCGGACATGTGATCACACTTGTGTGAACTCCCCTGGAGgttttcagtgtctgtgcaaCAAAGGCTACACCATGTATGGACTGGCCCACTGCGGAG atATAAATGAATGCAGTGTAAACAATGGCGGTTGCGAGCAGGGTTGTGAGAACACCATGGGTGGATTTGAATGCTTTTGCCATCCTGGCTATAAGctgcactggaacaaaaaggaCTGCATTG AGGCTGAGGGTTTACCACCTGCAAACCCCCCCTCTAAACCTACCTTGAACTGTAGTaagcaggagggaggggacCGCTGCTTCCTGACATGCCAGTCCCAAGTTCATATCAGCAGTG ggacAGAAGATTCCTACACGGTGACCTGTGGAATGCCTTTGCCCTGCCTGGCTGGCGCACAAAAGAACAACAGCGGCTTGTATTGCTTAG GTCCAGAAACCGCTAGTGCTCCACGCATTAAGACCACAGCCACGTTCAAGTCTGGCACCACAAAATGCAACTTAAAACGAAGTCAGGAGAAACTCAAGGAGAGTTTAAACTCAGCACACTCAG ATAGCAGGTTCCTCTTCACTGAAAACGTCCAGTTCAGCTACGTGAGCCTGCGCTGCACCTCGTCCGGACAGCGAACGCGCAGCCGCCATGGCAGGAAGGCCGGCGAGGAGGACGTCTCCTCGATAACAGCTGAGTTTGAGCTGGATGTGAACCTAGAGGAGGTAACAG CAGAGAGCTGTGACCTGAACTGCGTGCGCCGACGCTCAGAGAAGAGGCTCAGGAAGACCATCCGGACCCTGAGGAAGTCCATCAACCGGGAACAGTTCCACCTCCACTTTGCCGGTTCGGACTACGAGCTCGGCAAGAGTCTGGGCCAGCCGGCTGAGCTGCCGGGACACTGTGTGGCAGGACAGATGCTGGTGGGCAGGAAATGTG TGAGCTGCAGTGTCGGGACTTACTACGACGGGGATCAGGgaaggtgtgtgttgtgtccagCTGGAACGTATCAGGATGAGGAAGGACAGATGTCTTGTGAGGTCTGTCCTGGACCTGAAGGGAGAGAAGTCTCCAAGGTGGTCGGGGCTCGAAACATATCGGAGTGTGGAG gtcagTGTCCACCCGGTCAGTACTCTCATGATGGTTTCATCCCCTGCCTGCCCTGTCCACTGGGAACGTACCAGCCAGAGGTGGGGCGCACCTCCTGCTTCCCTTGTGGAGGGAACCTGGTGACCAAGCgcagtgctgctgttgccttCCAGGAGTGTGAGACCAAAG TCCAGTGCTCTCCAGGACATTACTACAACACCAGCACACACCGCTGCATCCGCTGTCCGACGGGCACGTATCAAGGAGAGTTCGGGCAGAACTACTGCGTCGCCTGCCCTGGAAATACCACCACTGACTTTGATGGCTCCACTAACATCATGCAATGCAAAA ACCGACAGTGCGGAGGAGAGCTGGGAGATTTCACTGGTTACATTGAGTCCCCCAACTACCCGGGGAACTACCCAGCTAACGTCGAGTGCACATGGACCATAAACCCTCCACCCAAACGCAGGATCCTTATCGTCGTCCCTGAGATCTACCTGCCTATTGAGGACGAGTGCGGAGACTACCTAGTAATGAGAAAAAGCT CTCTCTCCAACTCTGTGACAACCTATGAGACTTGTCAGACATACGAGCGTCCCATCGCATTCACCTCCCGCTCCAAGAGGCTTTGGATACAGTTCAGGTCCAACGAGGGAAACAGTGGGAAAGGCTTCCAGGTCCCATATGTGACATATGATG AGGACTACCAAGAACTAATAGAAGACATAGTCAGAGATGGAAGATTATACGCTTCTGAGAATCACCAGGAAATTCTCAAG GACAAGAAACTCATGAAGGCGTTGTTTGATGTGCTGGCTCACCCGCAGAACTTCTTCAACTACACAGCGCAAGAATCAAGAGAAATGTTCCCCAAGTCTTTCATCCGCTTCCTGCGTTCCAAAGTCCTGAGATTCCTTCGCCCTTAG